A region of the Oncorhynchus nerka isolate Pitt River linkage group LG26, Oner_Uvic_2.0, whole genome shotgun sequence genome:
ACATCAGCGTGTGTGAGACCGATTGTACCGCTACCTGCACACATGCATGTACcctacatttgtgtgtgtgtaccctacatctatgtgtgtgtgtgctctccatcAGACAACACTAGCAGAGCAGCACATGGAGCATATCTGTGGTCTGGAGTCAGCTCTGAGGCAGAGGGAGGGGTCCCTGCAGAAACTCAGTGCTCAGCTGCACAGCAAGAACATTCATTACCTACAGCTACACACCAGTCTGGACGTGCCTCATGGTGAGTGTGTTTGTATGTTTGAGTGAGTgcggacgtgtgtgtgtgtgtttctgtgtatgttTCTCACTGTACCTGGATGTGTACTACAGAGCGGAACGGGCGGGGTCCCACCCTGCAGAGCTCTCGTAGTCTGGACGCCGTGTCCGACCTGAAGCTGCAGCGGTTGGAGGCGGAGCTAGAAGGGGCGCGGCAGCAGGCCCAGAGGGCGtgtcagagagagacggagatgaaGGAGGAGCTACAGAGGCTGCAGACAGAGATCAGACAGCTGCAGCAGGATGTACAGACACAGGTCAgatagtgacacacacacacaggaggttggtgggacCTTAATTGGGAAGGactggctcatggtaatggctggagcggaatcagtggaatggtaacATTACATTTGCTacgtttcagccattattatgagtcgtcctcccctcagcagcccccactgacacacacacacacgtctgtctctgtccagcaggAGGTGACCACACTCTGTGAGCACTGTGACGTGGAGTGGATAAAGAAGGCAGGAGATGAACAGTGAGTGACAGCTGCCCATCTAATACTCCTGGCATGTAGCTATGTCAGTAGAATAACGTCTACGTctcaaatggaacactattcactatttagtgcactacttttgaccaggacccatagggtgtGGTGccctatatatggaatagggtgccattttggatgtacTCCTAACATTGTCCCTCCTGTGCAGGGTGAACCTGGCGTTGGCCTACACTGAGCTGACCGAGGAGCTGGGTCGTGTGAGAGGTCTGGCTGTCAAACAGACGGAGATCCTCAGGAAGGAATCCCACGAGCAAATGGGTCAGTAGAAAACGTGAATATTAAAGATTGTGCTCCATATGGACGTTGAATGGAGTGGAATTGCAGTATGCCCAATGAGGGTGCCAATAGGGACACTAATGTAATAATAAATgcgatttagcagatgctttcatccaaagcgacttagtcatgtgtgcatacattttacgtactggtggtcccgggaattgaacccgctatcctggcattgcaagcaccatactCTACCAGCTGGGCTAAAGAGCCACCAATGGACTATAATAACcatcccattctctctcctccagtcctaaGACACTCTCCAGCCCCCCAGCGTCGCTCCCCAGCCTCCCAACGCCCCTCCCCAGACCTCCTccaccctcacccctctcctcccctctcaccttctTGCCCCGCTTCCTACTCCCCCACTGGCCTCTCTTACTCACCCACCGGCCCAGCCTCCTACTCCTGCCGTCCAACCAGCCAGCGGTTGCGCGCCCGCTTCCAGGGGCGCCGCAGCTACTCGGAGGTGGCCGACTCGACTGCCCACCAGAGgcccccacccaggctgctccgtGACCCAGTCTCCACCCTGCCCAAGCCCAGGAACATGGGGGAGTCTGGGGCCTACTCCCGTCGGCCAGCCTCGGCCCGTGGagctgtaggaggtggtggtggtggtggaggagggggaagCAGCCTGAGCAGTAGTCCCCATCACCATGACCTGGAGCAGGGCTTCCCTCTAGCTGCAGAGGTACACACcacatgtgtatatatttgtttaaATATAACTTGTATAACCTTATTTTATAAAAATGTTTAACTCACCACTTGTTTGGATTAGTTTTATTAGGGAGTAACATTTTAAAACATTAAAATAAACATTTATCCACCAAGGGGTGCCACTTCTGTCATCTGGAGGATTCCCCGGCCCCCACTCCACTGGTCACCCCACCCCAGTCGTCTGATGATGAGGAAGAGTGGAGATGCCCTTCCCCGGTGGCCAGTCCTCCCAGGACACTGGGGGTAATGGGGGTAAGCTCACGGGAACCCCCCCCCTGCCCCTCCTTCTTGGCCCCAAATGGCCCAGCTACTCTCACCTGCCACCTGCCAGGGTACGTGGATGCAGACCACGCCCAGTCCTGGCCCTCCATCAATGTGAGTTGTTGCTGCTAGACTTGAGCTCAGTAGTGTCTCTCAATAGCAGTAATAATCAGAGCATCCTTACATGACATGCAAATAGAAAACCGGTTattcagtcattacaatgagTACATTTACAGTGTTTACCTTTTGAGTTGAGTGTTTACACATCCTAACGGGTGTCGTTTTGTGATTGGCTGCCTGCAGTTGTGGATGGAGACGGAGGAGAACGACGCCCGGAGCTGCCCGCTGTGTCAGCTGACCTTCCCCACCGGTTACCCTGACGACGCCCTCATCAAACACATCGACACGCACCTGGAGAACAGCAAGATCTAACAGTTGCCCCCAGACACAGATCCAGGAACAACTTACCCTGCCAAATTCAAACCTAAACCATTACCAGGAAAACACAAAACTGACCTTAGTGTCCAGAGGCGAATTCATCCTACTTCAGTCTGCTTCGCGTCATGACTCTACCTGCTGTAAAATACAGGATTTACGATGGGCTCACCCTTAATAAAAGTGACCGCACCACAATTGCGGATCCCCTTTGCAATATGGCACTCGAGAGGAACAGACTCCATCTAACTGTAGAGAGGTGATACTGTCGAGCCCCTAGTTGTTTTCTAAACTGGAAATTTTCCTTACCTCTGTTTTTGACCATGTTAGTTTAGGGCTATAACAAGGGCCAGTGCTGTTTCTGAATGCTCCCTCTCTCGCCCATGTTATCAGGTATGGTCTTTGACATGGTTACCTCGCACTGTTTTTAACACCATCAGTAAATGGGTCACACCCCTAACTACATGCTTCATCATAAAAGTTTACTCTCCGTCAAACCAGAAGGAAGTCTTTGCCTAGACTTGAAGGGCACATTCATAGCTGGAGGTACACAGCACTTTTTGGGAATTTAGTTCAGATGGAAAGAAGAATCTTGATGAAAACCGATCTTTAAATGAATGAATTACAGTATCTCACGTGTCATAATTCAATGAAGCAAGTCAAGGATGACTGAGGGGTTGGCGATAATCGCTATAAAAATGGTTGAGCTAACGCGGGATGTCAAGGACCCTGAAACAGGGATGGACCACTATAGGTACCTCATAAGAAACTCCTTTGTATATTGACATTCAGGGATTCATGACATTGTACAACAGTGATTAAAACTAGGGTAAATAACAGGCCGAAGATGTTCCGGTTTGCAGGAGCTGTACAGTGAACCCAGGCTGTTGTTCTCCATGGATGACATGTGAATCTCAGATTACTGAAGCTTTATATGCAGTCATCTCCATTACTTGCCTACAGGTTGTCAATACAATTCACAGCAACCCATTTAAAACCAAACGAGGGGAGGAATCTGACAGATCCAGAACATCAGCTGATTTCTCAACTCAGCCTATTGTGAAATTTGCACAGCAATCAATATGATCCGAATACACTGGATGGGGATCTACCATCAGTCGGCACTGATCAGTCGATCGAGGGACGAGCGTCGCGCAGGGTTGACGCCACCAGTCGGAAGACAAAACGCCATTAGTATAGATACCATAGAAGGTAACACTGCAATCAACCACAAAAAATGCTGGATCCCTTCTGGAGGAACACCAAGACACTCTGCCAATGAGAGAACAGTGCGGCGCTACAGGAATCAGCGATCAAAAATGCATTCCAACACACTACAGTATTCCTTTTCTGAATCTATTCTTCCTTCAGTAGAATCACAAGGTTTTAGTTGACCCTTTATGACTATATCTTTCGGTTTTCTGTAAacgcaaataaataaaaacctaaATCTCAAAATGATATAACTGGTTGAACTTCAGCTCATACCAGTCTGTTAAACAGCAACTGGTTGGACTGGGTTCCACGCTTTGATTCAATTCATTAGACGTCAACTCATAAGGGAACATGTTGTACACCTATAGGCATTTTACATTTCTTGCATTGGGCAATAGTTCAAAAAGATCCTTCCAGTTAAACAACTGCTTACCAAGAGCCGCAATACGTTGCGGTGTCAAAGAAAAACAAATCGTTTTAAGTTCCGTATTTATTTGAAAATAGACTAGAAAACAATTCATTTTGGATGATCCCCGCTACAGCCCTCCAATTGTTTTTACACTGAAATGTAACAACGGTTCTCTTTTCCGTAAAACCTGTTGAAACATCCATAAAAACACTTCATAGTATCAACCTAAATCAAGGTTGAAAAGATCACCTTAAAAAGCATTAAACATCTATAAGCTCACTCTAGATAAATAGAAAAAGAACTAAGGAAAGCAGTGAAAGTGTTATATAGATCACTGTTCTTCAAAACGGGTGAGGAAGGAGACAGATGTGAGGCATTCAGTGACTCAAACCAATGTGTCATTTAAAACAAGTCCAAAAGATGTCGAGTTGTACAGTACTTTACATGACAACTAAATATACAAAAACACAGTAAGACCCATCGAGTGCAAGAGGTAGCCCTTCTTACCCCATAAAACCCCATTAATCCACAGCAGTCTTAAAAACAATCCCCTACCCGGTTAGTTCCTCTTTAGAGTGAGAGTTTGATATCACAAATTGATTTAAATAAATCTGCATATAGACCTAAAAAGTCAATAAGTAAAAGTGTTTAAATATAGACATATTACATTGACAAAATGCATCATGCATCTCTATAACATGCAAGGTAACATTATTCAAAACGCTATGTTGGATCTCCGACCACCAATGGGTAAACTTGACAGTTAAATGCATGAACCAATTTCAATCTGGTTATTTTCAAGGCACTTTATATTTGAGGACACCAGAGCGGTCACTGGGGTGTGGAAGATCGGCATCAATGTGGGAACATCAGACTTGAAGGAAAAGATCCATAGTAGTCCTCATCTACTCCATGTTCACATTTCCTCTCTCCAATGGCAGACAGTCACCCTGGAATGATTCATCCATGCAGTCAAAACTCCCTTCAACTCTCTCGTCAGTGGAACTTTAGTATCTGCGTTCAGTAGTCTCATTGGGAAGTAATAGTCTATGTGATGAAGCCAAAATGACAGGAGGCTCTGCCAGGTCTACTCAACACCACAGATCCAAGTTATTGGTGTTGGCAAAGCCTGGCTGATTGCGGATCTTCCAGTAGGTTCCGTTGCTCAGCCAGATATCATTCCCGGCCGCATCCAGTTCTTTCCTGAAGGAGGGAAGAGTATATTTACTTTCTAGTGTGAGgtaacctttaaaaaaaaaaggcatCAACAGATACTGTGCATGAACACAATATAATGTCAGTGGTCACCAATACAAGTCATGGAAAAGCCACAGGTGCAGGCTTTTATTCTAACCCTGccctaacacacctgattcagctaatCACAAAGACCCTGAATAGCAGGGATGATGACCACTGCCTTGCTATTTCTACAATAAAAATGCTCTTTGTTTGCGTAAGGGACAGTTGGTGAGACTCGCCTGAAGAAACGAGGCACGTGCTCCTCTCCCTTCTTGGCCAGCTCCTTTCGTCGGTCCCGCTGTTTCTGCTCTACTTCCTCCTTCTTACTGTCAGCCCCAGCTACATCTCCCTCTTCCAGGATCctatggggaaagaacagtggaGAGATACAATAATCAGCTGCACTCTGCATGACCGGATATAAAAAAAGGCTTTAACAGGGTCAATTGTGTGTACAGTACCATCGCACGCAGCCTCATCGGATGTGGCATCACATCAATGCACAACACAGCTCCCTGACATTTGAGGAAGTAAATGTCACTGAACGATATCACCTACATGACCTACTGTACAGGACCCAGAGTTTTTCCCTGGCTAGATCCTGTTCAAGAAGTATTCCTAGCCCTACTTCCAATGCATTTGACAAATCTAAATGAAGTACACACAGCTGACCATCCTCTACGTACGCATTACTGAGCAGGTTGGACGGTGGTCTCACCTCTGGTCTGGCCTATAGCGGGTGTCTGAGGGAGGTAGGACCTTCTTGAGTTCAGGGGTCAGCTCATTGAGCTCCCTGGCGTAGCGACTGAAGCCGTAGTACTGGAAGTGGTCATCAGGCTGAGGGTCTGGGGATGGGAGAAACAGGGTACTGTGTGAGGCGATACATAGTGCTGGTACTATAGAGTGGATGACGGACTCACGGATTGAGGAAAACATCCATAAAATAGAATTCACTGAAATAGTGTGGATTAGGGAAAATATAATAGGCACAATGGTGGGGATTACACCATTTTATAGGATAAACTATAATATCAAGATCGGATTAGAGATGAGGATTATCGTACATAGCAAATAATTGATCGTTCAGATAATAGCAGTACTCACTGGGCTTCCAGATGCACTTTGGGTTAGGCAGGGTGTCGCAGAAGATGCCCTCATGCCACAGTCCACCGAACCGGTGGACCACCTCTCCCGCTTGGTTCAGAACCTGGCCCTGTACCTCGTTCTTACTGGTCTCTGAGGTCCAGTAGCGGGACTGAGGAAGAGGGGGAAAgacgcagggagagagagggggccgtGTCAATGGAGACTTGTTAGGTACCTCCATATGGAAAGCTTTGGAGATTTCATAAATGTCTAGACCCCATTCAGGCTGTTAATCTTTTATTTTATTCATTATGGGTCCCATTGTGGGGTTATCCTTCAATTGAGCGTTAGGTTCTGTGGGCACCGGGCAGGGCTCTCACCTTGACGAAGGAGATCTTGCAGGTGCAGAGGTCACTCTTGGTGTTTCTAATGGTCACCTCGCCGTAGTGCTCCAGCCACCTCTGCGGACTCAGGACGTTGTGGACGCAGGTCACCACCTTGTTCCACTCGTAGTGATCCCCATATCTAGAGGGCAGAGGGAGACATGGATTTAATGCAACTGGAGGAAGACTCTTCAAATGCACTCTTCAAATTCATGGACACCTGAGCCGGTTTCAATACTATGAACATTTCATTGAATAACACAGTAAATTATACATTCAGGCTTGTTACAGCTCATTTGGTAAGCGAATGCCTTTTCAAATCTTCAATCAGCTCAATCAGAACACTGTCCCCGAGCTTCTACTTTGAACAACGGATCAAGACATTCAAAACGACGATGTGAAAGTAGGGTTACGTTAcctctttttttgggggggtcaaATCATCATGATGGAATTTACATAAACACTCACTTTGGCAACTTGACATTCACTGGACCAGAGGAGATGATCTCCAAAGACTTTCCCCAGAACTTGTTCTTCCATTGCTGGTCTTGCCAGAAGGTGAAGTTCTCAGACTCTGCGTGCACGGCGGAGCAGGGCGGGTGATGGCTGACCTGGGAACAGAAAGGAAAAACCTTAAATGACTGCATCTTCAGTGGAAGACACCCTGGATCAGTTAAGGGTTACTTGCCGCGCAGATGGAATCTAGGATGATTCTGGGTCTGGATTATTCAAGTCCTACCTGCTCAGCGACGTAGCGGAAGCCGCGCTCCTTCCGGTGGCTCTCGTAAGTCTCTCCCAGGACGGGGTTGAAGGGCTTGTAGCGGTTCCGCCAGGTAGCCCAGGCGTAGCCAGAGATGGAGAAAACGCCAATGTACAGCTTCATGAAAAATAAGGTATGGGAAAACGGATGAGTGAGATCGCACCCATCAACAATATCAAATGGCACCTGAAGAAAACTGCTACCacaaaatactatagtattttacATGCTAAATCTGCAATTCAAGTTGACCCCATTCATTGTTTGTGGATTTCACAGTTTCTCTTGCAATGGCTCTAATGCACAGACTCTccccacacacatactacactgacactccaacaacacacacacacacacacatatgctgcTGCCATTATGTTTATTATtgatcctgattgcctagtcacttttacccgtacatactgtattacctcaactacctggcacccctgcacattgacttggtactggtactccttgtatataaccTTGTTATTGTGTTATCATTTTTTattactctgcattgttgggaatgggCTCGGTAAAGTCTAaaccggttgtattcggcacgtgaccaATAGCATTTGATTTGAGAAAGCATAGAACTTTTTTTCAGATTTCAACTAAGCAAATCTACAGGCACATCAATTCACTTGAATCAGCACCAACGCTGGTATGGCAGCACAAACCTATACTTGAGCCGCTTCGTTTTAATGTCAGGCACACGTCAGGCTGCCTTACCATCCTTTCGAAGGGGTCCTCTGTGCGGTTGGCGATGTCCAGAAGCTCAGAGTACTCCAGCTCTTCACTCACCCTCTGCAGCAGGTTCAGAGGTTCGTTGAGGCCACAGGGCATGGACACACGTGACAGGTCCTTGCCAATGTTGTTGTACAGGATGGTCATGATGCCAATGTGGCTGTTGTCGACACAGTTGGCGGGCAGGACGGTGCGGCGGCCTGTGTTGGTGGGCACGGTGCTGACCATGTCCGGGGCTCTGGACACGCTGGTGCGGTAGTTCAGGGTGGAAGAGGCTGCCAGGGGGAGAGGGCATACAAAGGTTAGATGGAATTCTATACATTTCCTATTGAATCTCACATGTTTTTTTACAATTACGCCCAGCACTTAATGcttgaacatttaaaaaaatagacATGATTCAGCCCTTAAAGGGAGAGTTCAGGATTTTCTCCAGGGTCAGATTAACTTGTGGATACCCTTTTGTGTCTGCgttcagtttgaaggaagttgccaaatagcgttagcacaatgcctggaagtctatgggaatagctagcatgctagctgtTCATGTTGACATGGTCATTACACTAACAATAGTTAGCATTGGCTGGCAAAACTACAGGTAACTGGCAGCCCTTGTGGTGTGGGGTGCATTTCCCTGGCATGGTTTGGGGccactcaaccccttagagggcaaGGTAACAGCTAGTAAATACACAGCCATTCTTAGTGATCACCTTCAACCTACGGTGAAGCATTTATATCCAGAGGGAAGTGGCCTCTTCCAGAAtggcaatgcccccatccacaaggcgcgagtggtcactgaatggttcgATGAGAATTAAAAACCatccgtctcagtcaccagatctcaacccaattgaacagcctagctaacgttagccgcctagctagaattcgtaacatctgttttgcaaattcgtaacatataatacaaattgTCATTTGTAACATAAGAAATGGCCGATGgattccacaaatgaatacataccatacgaaacatatggagtgtcttggatttacatgacagaataatacgaaatgctctgagaccaggttgaatTGAACACTTATGGTTGATTCTGGAGCGGCACTTAACAGCATTTTCTACCACAATcgacaaaacaccaaattaaatggaatttcttgtggaagaatggtgtcgcaacCCTCCAAGAGAGTTCCAAGGCTCATTGAAGTAGTTCTGCCGGCTTGTGGTGGCCCAGCGCCTTATTTAGAGCTATGTTGGCGTATCCTTCATTTTGGCAGTTAATTTCATACTggacgcagagacataaaaatggtatccacaagatCTTAAGTAGATAAACAGTAAACAATAGACATTCTGTATGATTGAATGTATACCAGAGTGCCAATGTCTCTTGTTTTAACTTGCAGACACGGCAACCAttagaggaccacaatggaaacaaATCTTTAGACTTGTGCATATAATCCTCAGCAATCTTTGGTACATTTATATGTTGCCTTGTTTCTTTATGCATTTTAAAATTGTCAAAATCAAGGCTTCTTTGCCAAAACCATCCCTTTAAAATGTCTGAAGTCCCAAAGCTGTCAAGGAAAGGAGGATGGTGAAACAGGAAGAAAAATTAAGTAATGACAGTCTCTCGATTTCTCCATCTCCCAAATTTGAATTTGATGTTGGATTGAGGTGGAGGGTATGATGTTTAAAGAGTGAAATATCTATACAGATTAGACAATAATACGTTTGTTAAAATTGTCACCAGTCCCACACAACCAAAGAGACACCTCAGGAGGACaaagagggagaagaaagagagatgatGAAATCATGGTAATAAAATGAGTAGACTACTAGGGCGTTTTCAGGGTCCAATCAGTATGCTTGCTTGTACAACATTGAAAATGTACAGTCTTCAAATAAATTATGTGCATCAATGAATTAAACTATCCATACGGGACTTCCAATATGGCCGCAATTCACCACCACTCCACCGATACTTCAGTTTGACCAGTCCCAAAATACCTTTTGTTTGCGGTTGGTCCGGTGATACTGCCTCTGCAGGCAAAGTGGAAGCTATGTTCAGAAAACgtaataaaaatacatttgtacACAGATTACATATATACACACCCAATGTTGGTGTCAGCCGAGTTCATGAGTAGAACTACCTAGATAGAGCTGGGCGATATAGACACAAATCCATATCACAATAAAATGACTAAATGATCACGGTAAATTGAAAAAGACAAGTTTACAATAATGTGCACCAGTTAATTTTTATATTACCCTTAAAACTACTAATTTGAAGGTTGTGGTCATTAACTGTCTTGTTAACAGCCCACATTTAACAGACATCTCATTTCAAACTACACATTCCTCTAGTAAAGGCTACTTCTTGTTAAAAATCGATCAGTAAAACGTCCTCGATAACTGGTCGGTTCGGTCGGTAGTGATCATTTTCGGTTTATCGTCCCAGCTGTACTCGATACTGCATATTGTTACTTATTTTTCAAAGACAAAAACTCAAACGGACCACGTAGACCGAACTGTATTCAAGGTATAATGGgactgctcaaacacaatattATAGAACACGTCCTTAGAGTGGCCGTTCTAGTCATTCTACTTCTAGGACCACAGCTGAACAGTGATATCCAAAGAGTGGAGACTCACCATGGACCTCGTCTGGCTCAGAGTTACTGGTGGTGGTGATGTCACTCAGCCCGGACTCATCAGACTCCTCTTCTCCATTTTCAGAGGAGTTCTCACAGACGATGACATCTCTGGCGTCATAGTACTCGGCCATGGAGTCGGCCAGCGAGGGGGTGCGCTGCACAGAGCAACCCTTAGAGGGCGTCTCCTCAGCATTCTGGATTGGGGGGGGCAGGAGGAAGAATAAGACTATAGTTAACAGGAAGCATACAAAATCAACGCTTTCAGATGGATAAAAGTGATGTCAATAATGTATTACAAAAGAAAGTTAAGGgaaaaaatcctgctcatttgaTAGAGAATCCCATGCATacaggcacaaacacagacagagacaggcagacagacttaCAGTACACAGCCAGACACGCATCCAGAAACAAGTGGCAACCTGCCTCTTGCTAAGTGGGGGTTGGCGGCTGAATACACACCTGGTCCTGACGCACAGTGCTGTAGGACTCCTTGGAGCCCCCCGTGGATCCAGAGGAAAGGGACAGGGAATGAACTTTGGTTTGGCAAGACTGCACCTCCAGCTGGATACacacaaacagtgacttattagtATACTGTAGAGAATTGTATGAAAAGCAAGCACACTATTAAGCTCATTTCCCCATTATCAAACTTGGCCCACATGCAGGTAAGTTGGACAAAATGTACAGTAATGCACATTTGGTGGAGGATTTCCCTCAGAACTCTTTCAGCTTTGTCAGATCCATCCAGTAATTAGTGAAGTTCAGAAACATCTAGTAACTCGGATCAAATAGATACGTTCGGGGGACGTTTAAGTTGTTTCACCAAGACAAATCTACTCTGTTTGAACAAGTGTCTTTacatttgaaaaggcttttgttTCATCCAGGCAGGCTCAAAACaggagagcagggaggaatgGTTCTTCCCCTGATGGGCAGTACCGAGATGTCCCAGCCCCAAACAGCCCAAACCAGTTCTGGCTGGCTTCTCACACACTTGAACAGCAGCACACTGAGACGGGACTATATTTTGTAAGGAGAGAGCAAAAGAAAGCGAGAGAATAGGTGTGGCCCATCGAAACgtctgctgtgtgtgttttaAACAGACACCACAGTGTTATTGACCAAATGTGAATAAAGCCTTTCTATTGGTCGCTAGGTCTCTTCCTGTTCTTCTTGTTACTTccgaaaaaacaaaacaaagaaacGTAGGTCTCTCCTTTGGAGCCATTACCAATGGTTTATGTTCTTGGTGTATAGCAGGAGGTTCCGTCTCAgcgtgtgtactgtatatgtgagtgtgtgtccagGGCAGGCCTTTTACCTCAGACAGTGTGCTACACAGGGTGGCCAATTGATTGGAGGTGGAGGAGCGTAGGTCTGGACCGGTCCAAGCCTGTCGGACCCGCTCACGTTCCAGGGCGAGCACTTCGTGGATGGACTTGAGAGATGCATGAACTAAGAAGATTACGGCAGACAAATGTCATTTCGTGTTCATCCACGCCAACATAAATCCCTGAGTAACTAAAGTAAGTCAATTACTACCAGATTGCAGTGGTCTACATAGGTCCTCTTTTTTATGTTGCAGAACCAGCCTCACTATAACCAGCTCTACACATGACTTTCCTATGAGGAACTTTATTAACACCTCATCGAATGAGCCCCAAAACCCTGTAACACCCCTCTCTTACCCCTTTGGGACAAAGCACAGATGTCCTGCTGGATCTTCTTGGCTTCGGGGGAGGTGATGAGGGGGTTGGAGAGCTGGGAGTACACGTAGTCCGGGATGGACGACACCGAGGCGGCTCCCACACTCAGGTGGTTGGACGATGTGCTCAGGTGGCTGGAGGTAAACTGAGGGAGGAAAgttggaggggggagggggtgatgtGTGTAGAGAGCCATTTTGTGTGTGTCACTCTCGAGTGACGCACACGCATGCTAGCGTCAAAATGGCCTGTAGCTGTATCAGAAAAGC
Encoded here:
- the LOC115110160 gene encoding oxysterol-binding protein-related protein 7-like isoform X2, producing MFYSWLLGVTWQLLWLCFCTQLFRTFDPDPNESSIQNRLMFSWCQRCVSSEREPCRKAELTFSDIVHPIIMMDPRVCPPSLNSSQSVMSNLDKSPSGGFKAGHSRNDSAGSSRNSRQNSRHWEVLEDHMDMGSGIGSGLDMSIPGICEGFLMKRRKYPLNGWHKRYFLLEKGILKYSKTQQDIQRGKLHGSLDVSLAVMSINKKSNRIDLDGGDYLYHVKAKNSDLFYIWLTKLCAHRVFKKNEALGVHHGVLHALTMGNSTLLPAMASLAQRNQAAMPGMYPHYASTASVYQAEMEVPPTAAPGVNGKVAAWLQQTHQSDTCSQELARSQLDLTELAQLIQRLNWLESDQQPISNSDLERRINMQNLTLNTPKAKKERKTTNKIFGHSRTLSGVETRGMFTSSHLSTSSNHLSVGAASVSSIPDYVYSQLSNPLITSPEAKKIQQDICALSQRVHASLKSIHEVLALERERVRQAWTGPDLRSSTSNQLATLCSTLSELEVQSCQTKVHSLSLSSGSTGGSKESYSTVRQDQNAEETPSKGCSVQRTPSLADSMAEYYDARDVIVCENSSENGEEESDESGLSDITTTSNSEPDEVHEAVSPDQPQTKASSTLNYRTSVSRAPDMVSTVPTNTGRRTVLPANCVDNSHIGIMTILYNNIGKDLSRVSMPCGLNEPLNLLQRVSEELEYSELLDIANRTEDPFERMLYIGVFSISGYAWATWRNRYKPFNPVLGETYESHRKERGFRYVAEQVSHHPPCSAVHAESENFTFWQDQQWKNKFWGKSLEIISSGPVNVKLPKYGDHYEWNKVVTCVHNVLSPQRWLEHYGEVTIRNTKSDLCTCKISFVKSRYWTSETSKNEVQGQVLNQAGEVVHRFGGLWHEGIFCDTLPNPKCIWKPNPQPDDHFQYYGFSRYARELNELTPELKKVLPPSDTRYRPDQRILEEGDVAGADSKKEEVEQKQRDRRKELAKKGEEHVPRFFRKELDAAGNDIWLSNGTYWKIRNQPGFANTNNLDLWC
- the LOC115110160 gene encoding oxysterol-binding protein-related protein 7-like isoform X3, producing MFYSWLLGVTWQLLWLCFCTQLFRTFDPDPNESSIQNRLMFSWCQRCVSSEREPCRKAELTFSDIVHPIIMMDPRVCPPSLNSSQSVMSNLDKSPSGGFKAGHSRNDSAGSSRNSRQNSRHWEVLEDHMDMGSGIGSGLDMSIPGICEGFLMKRRKYPLNGWHKRYFLLEKGILKYSKTQQDIQRGKLHGSLDVSLAVMSINKKSNRIDLDGGDYLYHVKAKNSDLFYIWLTKLCAHRVFKKNEALGVHHGVLHALTMGNSTLLPAMASLAQRNQAAMPGMYPHYASTASVYQAEMEVPPTAAPGVNGKVAAWLQQTHQSDTCSQELARSQLDLTELAQLIQRLNWLESDQQPISNSDLERRINMQNLTLNTPKAKKERKTTNKIFGHSRTLSGVETRGMFTSSHLSTSSNHLSVGAASVSSIPDYVYSQLSNPLITSPEAKKIQQDICALSQRVHASLKSIHEVLALERERVRQAWTGPDLRSSTSNQLATLCSTLSELEVQSCQTKVHSLSLSSGSTGGSKESYSTVRQDQNAEETPSKGCSVQRTPSLADSMAEYYDARDVIVCENSSENGEEESDESGLSDITTTSNSEPDEVHASSTLNYRTSVSRAPDMVSTVPTNTGRRTVLPANCVDNSHIGIMTILYNNIGKDLSRVSMPCGLNEPLNLLQRVSEELEYSELLDIANRTEDPFERMLYIGVFSISGYAWATWRNRYKPFNPVLGETYESHRKERGFRYVAEQVSHHPPCSAVHAESENFTFWQDQQWKNKFWGKSLEIISSGPVNVKLPKYGDHYEWNKVVTCVHNVLSPQRWLEHYGEVTIRNTKSDLCTCKISFVKSRYWTSETSKNEVQGQVLNQAGEVVHRFGGLWHEGIFCDTLPNPKCIWKPNPQPDDHFQYYGFSRYARELNELTPELKKVLPPSDTRYRPDQRILEEGDVAGADSKKEEVEQKQRDRRKELAKKGEEHVPRFFRKELDAAGNDIWLSNGTYWKIRNQPGFANTNNLDLWC